The DNA segment TTAGTCGTTTCCATTATTATAGTTGCACTGATTATACCGTCAATGAGTCTGGCATTCGACGGACAAAGAAAGGGACTAAATCTGGGCGGAGGAATAGGCATCTGCCCGGCCTCCCAAATATCATATTATGGAAGAGGCGATATCGGGGTATCGTTGGATCTATCAATTGGCTATTCTTTCGGCAATCAAAACACTTTCTTGTGGTCGGTCAAAGGGGCCATTTCGCATTTTAGCGAGGCCGGTTCATTGGCTCATGAAATTGATGGTCTGAACTGGTACCATTATTTTAAAAAGGACACACCATCAATCTATAGCATAATGGGATTCGGTATTTCGATTTTCGGCAACTCCTGTTGGACAAGTGCACATGGAGCATGGTCTATTGTGGGTCTTGGGTATGAATTTACAAGACATTTAGCTATAAATGGATTCTTTCTCTCTGCGGGACCAAATCACGGAGACATTCATTTTGAAAGCGCAAATATAACCATGAGTGCAATGATATATTGATAAAACGCTTTGTAAATCCTTTCAGCCATATCTTGTGATTCCTGAAATATCCTCCAATAGCCTCCTTATACTATTATTCAAATGAAATGAAAAGGCCAAGATTTTGAAAAAGAATATGCGAAAAAGTTGACATAAAATCATATACAATAACTACAGCAAGAATCAGGTGAGATAACTTGCCTTTTTTAATTTGATGAGTTCGAAACCACTGCATTAATTCTTCAAATTTGCCCTCAATTTCACGATCTTGCGCGATGCGGCCAATTTTATTCTTGGTTTCAGCCTTGTATCAATCGTTTGAAAGATAAAGGATTATCAGAGGCCAATTATCCTGCCTTCCGTATTAAAATAGTTCGAAATTCTTCAATAAAAGGACGCCAAAGTTGATGAATCGGCGATTTACTTCTAAATCGCCTTTTTTGATATTTCGAATCACAAAAAGAACTGCCTTGCGCCCTTCTTCTTAGGTTTATCATCGCAATCGAATGTAATGAGCGGTTCGCGCATACTCGGATAGTATCATGGCCGCGCGGGGAAAAAGTAAAATTAGCCAAATTAATCAAGAAGCGATATTAGGGGTCATAGTAAAACTTACTGCGGGGAAATTCCGCTTTTCAGAAAATTACTACCTCTACTAATGTCATACCCCTTTGAAACTTATATCATCTTTTTCCGTCCAATTATCGGTGACTGGTTGGAGTTAGTCGACCTATTTCATAATTGCGGGAGTGAAAAAAATGAGAATCTTGTTAATTCCAGCCGGTTTAGTTCTGCTTATTCTTTTAGCCGGGCCATCGGTCCGAGCCGATTCCACCAAAGTTGAAACACAAATCATTCCGGAGTTGACGGCCTATCGGATCAATCCCCATCCCCCTGTCATCGACGGGTATCTCAACGACTCTATCTGGATTTCTCCCCATATCGAGCAGGCTCATTTCAGACTTCAGCGCGATCCGACCGAGGGATTGCCGGTTACCGAATCGACCACGGTGGCAGTTGCCTACGACGATCAGGCGCTCTATGTCGCTTTCTGGTGCTATGACGACGAGCCGGATAAGATTGTCAGGCAATTAGTTCGGCGCGACCGGAGTTCCGAAACCGATCGCGTCACGGTCCGCATTGATCCATTTCATGATCATCAGAACGGCAACGCCTTCGAGGTCAATGCCTCCGGTGTTCAACGCGACTGCCGCTATTATAACGAAAACAATTCCGACATGGACTGGGACGCCGTCTGGGAAAGTGCCGTCAAGCAACAGCCCTGGGGATGGACGGCCGAGATAAAAATACCGTATTATTGCCTGCGTTTCGGAAAGGACGATCTGCAAACCTGGGGAATAGATTTTATCCGCTATATCACCCGCAAAAATGAAATCGATGGCTGGGCGTTTACTCCCGCCGCCAACGGAGGATTTGTCTCGAATTTCGGGCACCTGAATGGGCTCAAAGGTGTCAAACCGTCGAGCCATATGGAAATTCTCCCTTATCTGGTCTCCAGTGAACTGACCGACCCCAAGAGTCCCGGCAATCCCGACGGCCGGGAATTCACCAAAAATGCCGGATTGGATCTTAAATATGGCATTGCCAGCAATCTGGTTCTCGATGCCACTTTTAATCCCGATTTCGGTCAGGTGGAACTCGATCAACCGGTGCTCAATCTGTCGACCTACGAGACCTTTTTCGCGGAAAAGCGGCCATTCTTTCTTGAAGGCGCCGATCTATTCCAGACCGATTTTACGCTGTTCTATTCCCGGAGAATCGGGCGCTCCCCTCAAGGCTCGATAGCGGATCCGGAATATATTTATTCGATAATTTCCCCAAGAGCCACTTCCATATTGGGGGCCGCCAAATTGACCGGCAAACTTTTCAGCCGTACTTCCGTCGCCCTGCTGACCACTGTCACTCAAAGGGAGTATGAAAAATACGCCGCTCGGACCAACCTGAAACTTGATTCCACCTGGTCAGGTGATACTTTGCATACCACTGTCATTTCGGCCGATACCGTCACCCGGCGGGGGGTGGTCGAACCGGAGGCCAATTATTCGGTGCTTCGCATCAAGCAGGAATTGTTCAAGAATTCGAGTGTGGGGGCAATCGTGACGGTTGCCGATCAGAAAAATTTCCGTCCGGCGACCACCGGCGGCATCGACTGGCGGCTCATAACCAACGATAATAATTGGGGGGCTTACGGGCAAATCGTTTTCAGCCGGGTCAATAATCCGAAAACCGGATATGGTATCGATCTTACGCTGGAAAAACGGGGCGGAAAACATATTCGCGGCGCGGTCGGGTTGACTGTCAAAAGCCGCGACCTGCAACTTAACCGGCTCGGCTACACCAACCGCGCCGATATAATCAGCCACAGCGCCTGGCTCCAGTATTACACTATCAAGCCGTGGTGGATATTCAAAGAATCATACAATAATCTGAACTTCTACCCCTCGTGGAATTTCGACGGGACCAATATCGGTTTGGGCGGCAATTTCAATACTACCGTTGTCTTTACCAATTATTGGTCGTTGGGTGGGGGGGTGGAAATCCAGGGCGAAAAATATAGTGATCTGGAAACCCGCGGCCGGGGCCTCTGGATCTGGCCGGTTCGTCCCACATTGAGCTGGTGGTTCAGTCTTAATACCGATTATCGAAAGAAACTCGGTTTCAACTGGAATCCGGGCGCCGGCTCGGATCGCGGCGGCCATTGGTGGGCTAATTATTTCGGGGCGACTCTACGCCCTCGGAGCAATATGGAATTTTCGGCCGGTATGAATTTCAAGCGGTACCGTGACATCCTGCGCTGGGTCCGAAATACAGCCGATAGTTCTGTCTTTGCCCACCTTAATAATGATGAGATTTATCTGGAGGCCTCCGCCAATGTGGTTCTCAACCGCGACCTGTCGATTCAGTTATCGGCGCAGGGTCTGGTCTCGGGGCTTGACTATAGCGGCTATCGTTATTATCGGGGAAATGGTGACTATTCACTCCCGGTCAATGGCTTCAATTCCGATTACAATTATTCCGAAATGAATTCCACTTTGCTTCTTCGCTGGGAGTACCGTCCCGGAAGCACCCTCTATCTGGTCTGGACCCGTTCCCGTCCCGACTACGATCCGACCGTGAACGATATGGAATTTTCGCGCGATATCAAGCGCCTCTTTTCCGGAAACGCTCACAATCTCTTTCTTATCAAAACCAGTTACTGGATGAATATATAAAAAATGCCGGGATCATCAGGTCCCGGCATCGGCTGTTATTTGCATCCAGTTATTTGAGGAGGATCATTTTTTTGGTCGCCGCATATTGCCCGGCGGTCAGACGGTAAAAATAAATTCCGGTCGGAAGAATCCCGCCGTTTGAATCCTTGCCGTCCCAGAAAATCGAATAGTTCCCCGCCGGCATGATTCTGTCGACCGGCACGGCTACGGCCTCGCCCAGGAGATTGTAAATTTCTAATTTTACATGATTTCGGGATGGTACAGCATAATCAATCCGGGTTCGAAGATTGAAAGGATTAGGGGTATTCTGATCCAGAGTATAACCGGAGGGGAGGGCATTATCG comes from the Candidatus Zixiibacteriota bacterium genome and includes:
- a CDS encoding conserved exported hypothetical protein (Evidence 4 : Unknown function but conserved in other organisms), translating into MLRILQRLLVVSIIIVALIIPSMSLAFDGQRKGLNLGGGIGICPASQISYYGRGDIGVSLDLSIGYSFGNQNTFLWSVKGAISHFSEAGSLAHEIDGLNWYHYFKKDTPSIYSIMGFGISIFGNSCWTSAHGAWSIVGLGYEFTRHLAINGFFLSAGPNHGDIHFESANITMSAMIY
- a CDS encoding conserved exported hypothetical protein (Evidence 4 : Unknown function but conserved in other organisms), coding for MRILLIPAGLVLLILLAGPSVRADSTKVETQIIPELTAYRINPHPPVIDGYLNDSIWISPHIEQAHFRLQRDPTEGLPVTESTTVAVAYDDQALYVAFWCYDDEPDKIVRQLVRRDRSSETDRVTVRIDPFHDHQNGNAFEVNASGVQRDCRYYNENNSDMDWDAVWESAVKQQPWGWTAEIKIPYYCLRFGKDDLQTWGIDFIRYITRKNEIDGWAFTPAANGGFVSNFGHLNGLKGVKPSSHMEILPYLVSSELTDPKSPGNPDGREFTKNAGLDLKYGIASNLVLDATFNPDFGQVELDQPVLNLSTYETFFAEKRPFFLEGADLFQTDFTLFYSRRIGRSPQGSIADPEYIYSIISPRATSILGAAKLTGKLFSRTSVALLTTVTQREYEKYAARTNLKLDSTWSGDTLHTTVISADTVTRRGVVEPEANYSVLRIKQELFKNSSVGAIVTVADQKNFRPATTGGIDWRLITNDNNWGAYGQIVFSRVNNPKTGYGIDLTLEKRGGKHIRGAVGLTVKSRDLQLNRLGYTNRADIISHSAWLQYYTIKPWWIFKESYNNLNFYPSWNFDGTNIGLGGNFNTTVVFTNYWSLGGGVEIQGEKYSDLETRGRGLWIWPVRPTLSWWFSLNTDYRKKLGFNWNPGAGSDRGGHWWANYFGATLRPRSNMEFSAGMNFKRYRDILRWVRNTADSSVFAHLNNDEIYLEASANVVLNRDLSIQLSAQGLVSGLDYSGYRYYRGNGDYSLPVNGFNSDYNYSEMNSTLLLRWEYRPGSTLYLVWTRSRPDYDPTVNDMEFSRDIKRLFSGNAHNLFLIKTSYWMNI